A stretch of DNA from Paenibacillus albus:
GAATATTTGATAAACAAGCAGTCATGCCGACTGAAAGATATAACGGAATTGTTCATGGATACGGGTATCGGTAAAGAGGCGTATTCCATTATCGGACAAGGCCGGATTGAAGAGATTCTTAGTACACGTTCGGAGGATCGGCGCGGTATTTTTGAAGAAGCATCAGGCATTGTGAAGTACAAGTCGCGCAAACGCGAAGCGCAGAAGAAGCTCGATGAGACGGAGACGAATCTGCTGCGTATTCACGATTTGGTGACGGAGCTCGAAGATCAAGTCGAACCGCTGCGTGTGCAATCGGAGAAAGCGATCCAATATAAGCAGCTGCGAGATCAGCTGAAGCATGCAGAAATTTCGATGTACGTACATAACATAGAAACCGTACACAGATCTTGGAATGAATCGAACGCGAAGATGGCTAAGCTGCAGGAAGAACAGCTTGCGCTATCTACAGTTGTGAGTAAGCATGATGCGGTGCTCGAGAAGGACCGACTGAAGCTGCGCGAGCTGGAGGAGACGCTGGACCGCCTTCACGAATCGATGCTGCAATATAGCGAAGAGTACGAGAAGTGCGAAGGCTATGGCGAGGTTCTAAAGGAGCGTAAACGCAACCTGGAGCAGAATCGAGCACAGCTCGAAGCGACGCTGGCTGCACAGAACGAGCGGATTCAGGCGCTGACGAAGGAAGAAGCGGAGTTTCGCGGTAAGGCGGCTGCGCTTGACAGCGACTTGAACGTGCTGCGTGCAAAGCTGGCGCAGGAGGAAGCGCAGCTGCTTGGTACTAGCGCGTCGGCATCCGGTGATGCGGAAGAATCGCTCAAGGGCGAGCTGCTTGACGTGCTAAGTACGATGGCGCAGCTTCGCAATGAAATCCGATATGCGCATCAGCAGGAAGAAGCGCTGCAGCGCCGGATGGAACGGCTTGGCGATGAGCATGCGAAGTGGCAGGAGCAGCACGATAAGCTGAAGGCTAGACGAGCTGAACTGTCTCAGAAGCTTGAGGCGACGCTCGCTGACATTAACAAATTCCGCAACAAGTACATTACCGAAGCGGAGCAGCTGCAGAACGGCCAGAAGCTGCTTGAAGAAGCAGGCGGCGCAATGCGCAAGTGGGAGCAGAAGCTAGAAGCGCTCACTTCTCGCCGGGATACGATGAAAGAGATGCAGGACGATCTTGACGGCTTTATGCAAGGTGTCCGTGAAATTTTGAGAGCTTCTCGCCGTACATCTGGCGGCGTCGAAGGTGTACACGGTGCGGTCGCGGAGCTTATCCGAGTACCTGAGAAGGTCGAGCTTGCGATTGAAACTGCACTCGGCGGCGCGCTTCAGCACGTTGTCATGAACGATGAGCGCTCAGCCCGTGCAGCGATTGCGTTTTTGAAGTCTCGTCAGCTCGGACGAGCTACGTTCCTGCCGCTCGATGTCATTCGCGGACGGAATATTCCGGAGCATGATCGCAGAACCATCGCAGGCATGGAAGGTTTCGTCGGCATTGCCGCCGAGCTCGTATCCTGCGATGCGAAGTATGCGCAGGTTGCGGAGAGCTTGCTTGGCAATGTACTTATCTCCGAGACACTCGAGCATGCGAACCGGATTGCGGCAAAATGCCAGTATCGCTTCCGAGTCGTTACGCTCGAAGGAGACGTCGTTAATGCGGGCGGTTCGATGACAGGAGGCAGCATTCAGAAGAAGGGCGCTAACCTGCTCGGCCGTACAAGGCAGATCGAACAGCTCGATGAAGAGATTAAGTCGACAGGGGAGCAAATTACGAAGCTGCGAGATAAGATTGCCGACCTTCGCAAGGAGCAGTCCATTCGCAATCAGAATGTTGATGATTTGCGCGCGCAAGGCGAGAAAGTACGGATCGAAGAGCAGCACGTACGTGCGGAGCTCCAGCAGCTCGATAATGAGCAGCGCCATCTGGATGATCAGGCACAGCTGTTCCAAGCGGACAGTGCCGGACATAAGACAGAGCAGCAGCAGCTAAGCCTGTCGGCGAAGGATGCGGAAGAGCGGCTTGAGGTGCTGACGAAGGAAGAAGCTCGGCTGCAGGAAGGGATTCGTATGGCTGAGGATCGCCGTAAGGCCGGCGAATCAGCTAAAGAGCAGCTGCAGGATCAGCTGACGGATCTGAAGATCGCCCTCGCGAAGACGGATCAGGAGAAGATGTCATTCGAGGACCAAGCAGCCCGTATCCGGTCGGATGTCGGCCGCGCGAAGCAGGAGCTGTCCGGCTTGCGTGAAATGCTGATGCGCCAAGAGGAAGAGACTTCGCAGCATGCAGCTGAGAGCATAAAGCAGGTTGAACAGCTGAACACTTTGAAGCTGAAGAAGGATTCCTGCTCGGAGCAGACGGATCTCAGACGTGCCGAGCGTGCTGAGCTTACTCGTGAGCTGGAGCAGGGCGAGAGCGAGACGAAGGAGCAGCGTACGCAGCTGCGCAGCATCGAGGATCAGCTGCGCCAGATTGAAATTGCGGTGAATCGTCTCGATGTCGAGCTTGATAATTTGCTTCGCAAGCTAAGCGAGGAATACGAGCTTAGCTACGAGCTGGCAAAGGAGCGTTATCCGGTTCCGGAGGATGTACTTGCTGCTCAGAACGAGGTGCGTGACCTGAAGCGTCGTATCTCGATCCTTGGTGAAGTAAACCTTGGCGCCATTGACGAGTACGAACGCGTGAAGGAGCGGTACACGTTCCTGAACGATCAGAAGAATGACTTGATTGAAGCAAAGACGACGCTGTATCAAGTTATACGCGAGATGGACGAAGAGATGAGCAAACGATTCCGTACGACATTTGAAGCGATTCGCGGCCACTTTGTTGTCGTCTTCGCAAAGCTGTTCGGCGGCGGACGTGCTGATCTGATCATGGTCGATCCAGATCGAGTACTCGATAGCGGTATTGATATCGTAGCTCAGCCTCCAGGCAAGAAGCTGCAGAATCTGCAGCTCCTCTCCGGCGGCGAACGCGCACTGACCGCTATCGCGCTGTTGTTTGCGATTTTGCAAGTTAAACCTGTGCCGTTCTGTGTGCTTGATGAGGTTGAAGCCGCGTTAGACGAAGCGAACGTTGCGCGATTCGCACAATATTTGCGTGAATTCTCGGAACTTACGCAGTTTATCGTCGTAACACACCGTAAAGGAACGATGGAAGAAGCCGATGTACTCTATGGCGTAACGATGGAGGAAGGCGGCGTTTCCAAGCTTGTTTCGGTCCGGTTGGAGGACGAAGAAGCGGTATCTGCTTAATTGCTGCAGCTTGCAGGAATGAACGTCTGTATTGTAGAGCCGGAGCTTTGGCAGCAGCTTGTTTGCGCCGAGGCCCGGCTTTTGCAAATGAAGGGATGGAGGAAATGGGATGAGTTTTTTTAAACGCCTGAAGGAAAGCATTGCACAGAAGACCGAGGCAGTCACGTCGAAGTTCAAGGAAGGACTAACGAAGACGCGGACAGCGTTCGTAGGCAAGATCGAGGATTTGATCACACGCCGTAAGAAGATTGACGAGATGTTCTATGAAGAGCTGGAAGAAATTCTGATCGGCGCGGATGTCGGCGTAAACACGGTAATGGAACTTATTGATGATTTACGCGCAGAAGTGAAGAAACGTAAAATCGAGAATGCAGCCGAGCTGCAGCCGATTCTGTCGGAGAAGCTTGTAGACCTCCTGAAAGGCAATGCATCCACGTCGCTGCGCATGGCAGATCAAGGAATGACCGTTATCTTGTTCGTGGGCGTTAACGGCGTCGGTAAGACAACGACAATCGGCAAGCTCGCGCACAAGTTCAAGAGTGAAGGCAAGAGCGTTCTGCTTGCGGCAGGGGATACATTCCGTGCAGGCGCGATTGAACAGCTGGAAGTATGGGGCAAGCGTGTCGGCGTTGACGTGATCAAACAAGAATCGGGAGCAGACCCAGCGGCGGTTATGTACGATGCGGTTCATGCAGCGAAGCAGCGCGGCGTTGATGTGCTGCTGTGCGATACGGCCGGCCGTTTGCAGAATAAGCACAACCTGATGGAAGAGCTGAACAAGATCTTCCGCGTCATCCAGCGTGAAGTGCCAAGTGCGCCACATGAAGTATTGCTCGTTCTGGATGCAGCAACAGGCCAGAATGCGCTAAGCCAAGCGAAGCTGTTCGGCGAGAAGAGCGGCGTAACAGGTCTCGTATTGACGAAGCTTGATGGGACGGCAAAAGGCGGTATCGTCATTGCAATCCGCAACGAGCTGGATTTACCGGTGAAGCTGGTCGGTCTTGGCGAGAAAATGGACGATCTTCAGGAATTTGATTCCGAGCAATTCGTTCACGCGCTGTTCGGCGGACTGCTGCAGAACGTAGAAGATGAGTCCGAAACAGCAGAATAATAAGGGTCTCTCGAGGGCGTCAACCTTTTTTACTTGACAGTCCATATTCAGATGCGCTATGATAGGCGTCGTGGAATTAGTGTAAAGGTAATTGCCTTGACGCAAAGGAGTGGGAAGCATGATGATCCATGAATCTGACGCCCTGGCGAAGACGAACCGAATTAATATGCTGTTTGACTTCTATGAGAAGCTGCTGACTGAGAAGCAGCAAACTTTTCTTAAATATTATTTCCATGATGATTATTCGCTCGGCGAAATTGCTGCTGAGTTCGATATTACAAGGCAAGCCGTGTACGAGCATGTGAAGCGTGCCGGATCCGTGCTGGAGAGCTACGAGAGCAAGCTTGGCTTGCTTCGCAAGCATACTGCGTCGGAGAACTGGCTGAATAAGCTGGAGTCGCTCGCAGAACTGGCAGGATCCAATGAAGATCTTCGTACGAAGCTTCAAGACATCGCCAAGGGATTGCGCGATGAGATACATGGCGGTACATAGTAACAATTAAGGAGGTGACGATCATGGCATTTGAAGGATTGTCCAGCAGGCTGCAGAACGTGTTTGGCAAGCTGCGCGGCAAAGGTAAAGTGTCCGAGGATGATGTTAACGAAGCGATGCGCGAGGTGCGGTTAGCCTTGTTGGAAGCCGATGTTAACTTCAAAGTCGTCAAGGATTTCATCGCGAAGGTGAAGGAACAGGCTATCGGAGCGGAAGTGATGAAGAGCTTCACGCCTGGCATGGTCGTCGTCGATATCGTAAACAAAGAACTTACTGAGCTTATGGGCGGCACGCAATCGAAGCTGGCCAAATCGAATAAGCCGCCGACTGTCATTCTGATGGCGGGTCTGCAAGGTGCAGGTAAAACAACCTCCAGCGCGAAGCTGGCGAAGCTTCTCCTTAAGGACAAGCATAAGCCGCTTATGATCGCAGGCGATATTTACCGCCCGGCAGCGATTAAGCAGCTGCAAGTGCTCGGCGAGCAGATCGGTGTTCCGGTCTTTACGCTAGGCGATCAAACGTCGCCGGTCGATATCGCACGTGCTGGACTGCAGCACGCGAAGGATAACGGACATGATTATGTCATTATCGATACTGCGGGCCGTCTTCATATTGATGAAGCGCTGATGGCTGAGATTCGTCAGATCCATGACGTAACGAACCCAGATGAAGTGCTCCTGGTTGTCGATGCGATGACAGGTCAAGAAGCGGTTAACGTTGCACAGAGTTTCCATAGCCAACTCGAGCTGACTGGTGTTATCCTTACCAAGCTGGACGGCGATACTCGCGGTGGTGCTGCGCTTTCGGTTAAAGCAGTTACCGGTTGTCCGATTAAGTTCGCGGCGACAGGCGAGAAGATTGAACCTCTTGAACCATTCCATCCGGAGCGGATGGCTTCCCGAATACTAGGCATGGGCGATATGCTCTCGCTGATCGAGAAAGCCCATTCGACCATTGACGCTGAGAAAGCGGCGGAGATGGAGCGCAAGATGCGTACGGCGGAATTCACGTTCGATGATTTCCTAGATCAGATGGAACAGGTTCGTAAGCTCGGACCGCTCGACCAGCTGCTCGACATGATGCCTGGCATGGGCAAAATGAAGGATATGAAGAACATGAAGGTGGATGAGAAGCAGATTGGCCGCGTCGAAGCGATCGTAAGGTCGATGACGAAGGCCGAGAAGCAGAAGCCTGAAATTATGAATCACAGCAGACGCAAGCGTATCGCTGCGGGAAGCGGCACTTCCATTACGGAAGTTAACCGCCTCATTAAGCAGTTTGAAGATATGAAGAAGATGATGAAGCAGTTCTCCTCGATGATGGGTCCTAAAGGTCCTAAGGGTGGCATGAAAGGTCTTAAGAACATGCTGCCGAAAGGCATGAAGTTTCCTTTCTAATCTTGGCGATAAGCATACGATAATTTTTTGAAGGAGGTGAATTTCAAAATGGCAGTACGTATTCGTTTGAAACGTATCGGTGCGCACAAAGCACCTTTCTACCGTGTGGTAGTATCGGATTCCCGTTCCCCACGTGACGGTCGCTTCATTGAAGAAATCGGCACTTATAACCCGGTTGCTCAACCGGCACAAGTGAACATCGATGAAGAGAAAGCTCTTAAATGGCTTCAAAACGGAGCTCAAGCTTCTGACACAGTTCGTAACTTGCTTTCCAAAGCAGGCGTTATGACTAAGCTTCATGAATCTAAGCTTCAAAAATAACTACTCGATGCGGGGGGCCTATTGTGATGAAAGATTTGATTCTTGTCATAGCGAAGGCTTTAGTGGATTACCCGGAGGACGTGCGTGTCGACGTGAAAGAAGACGATCGCGGCACCGTCTATCTGCTGTCGGTGAACCCTGACGATGTCGGGAAAGTCATCGGCAAGCAGGGACGGATTGCTAAAGCGCTGCGGACGGTTGTCACATCGGCTGCCGTCAAATCGCATAAGCGCGTTATGGTCGATATTATTTCATAGCGATCGTACATCGAGACAGGGTTAGGATACGTACGTATCCTAGCCCTTTTTCGATGTTAATAACGATAAAGGCAGGAGACATCAATAATGGAACAGTGGTTATCTGTCGGTAAATTAGTGAATACACATGGCATCCGCGGCGAAGTGAAAATTGTGCTGCAGACGGATTTTCCAGAGGAGCGTTTTGCACCGAAGTCTGTGCTAACGCTGCTTGAGCCGGAATCAAAACAGAAGTTTGAAGTTGAAGTGGTGAGTGCGAGGCTCCACAAGAATATGTACATCGTGAAGTTTAAAGGCTGGGACAACATTAATGATGTTGAGAAATACAAAGGCTGGGAGCTAAAGGTATCCAAGGATGACCTTGTGCCGCTTGAAGAAGGCGAGTATTATCATCACCAAATAATCGATTGTACGGTTGTTACTGACGAAGGGGAAGAGCTTGGCGTCATTACGGAAATTCTCTCTCCTGGTGCGAACGATGTATGGGTCGTAAAGCCGAAGAAGGGCAAGGAAGTGCTCATCCCTGTCATTGATGATGTCGTGCTCGATGTCAACATTGCCGCAAAGTCTGTTAAAGTACACCTGATGGAAGGGCTGATCTAGCCTTATGCGTATTGACGTATTAACGCTGTTTCCAGAAATGTTCCACGGCGTATTCGGAGCGAGCATTCTCGGAAAAGCGAGAGATAAAGGCATTGTTAGTCTAAACGCGGTTAACTTCCGTGATTATGCGAATAATAAACATAATACGGTAGATGACTATCCATACGGCGGCGGTGGAGGCATGGTGCTTAAGCCAGAGCCGCTATTCGCAGCTGTAGAGGAGCTTATGCCAGAAGGCGGCCAGCGTCCACGCGTCATTCTGCTTTGCCCGCAAGGGGAACCCTACACGCAGAAGAAAGCGGAGGAACTGTCGCAGCACGACCATCTTGTGTTCGTTTGCGGCCATTATGAAGGCTACGATGAGCGAATCAGGCAGCACCTCGTCACCGATGAAATATCGCTTGGCGATTATGTGCTGACAGGCGGCGAGCTTCCCGCTATGGTTATCATCGATAGTGTTGTTCGTTTGCTTCCTGGCGCGCTAGGCAATGAGAACTCAGCCGTGACCGATTCGTTCAGCACGGGGCTGCTTGAGCATCCTCACTATACGCGTCCTGCGGTGTTCCGTGATTGGGAAGTGCCGGATGTGCTGCTCTCCGGTCATCATGCGAATGTAGAGGTTTGGCGGCGTCAGCAGTCCATTCTACGTACGCTGGAGCGCCGTCCGGAGCTGCTTGAATCGGCGGAGCTGACGAAGAAAGAACGGCAGTGGCTGGATGGAATCATAAAGGAACGTGCAAACAAAGAATAAAGCTAACGCTCTAGCACACTTTGATAGATTTCGTGAAAGTAGTGTTGTGTTCTAGGCGTGGATATGTTATAGTATCAGATGTTGCTTTGTTAACTCGGACGGTCCGCTATAAAGCCAAGATCCGTTTCGTTTGTAGTGAAGGATTCGGGTAGCTTATAAGAACGTCTATGGTGGAAGGAGTGAATCTAAATGAATCTTTTGCAAATCATTGCGCAAGAAAATCTTCGTACTGACATCCCTAACTTTCGCCCAGGCGATACATTGAAGGTGCATGTTAAAGTAATCGAGGGTTCGCGTGAGCGTGTACAGTTGTTCGAAGGCGTTGTAATCAAACGTCGCGGCGGCGGTATCTCCGCTACTTTCACAGTGCGTAAAATCTCGTACGGTGTTGGTGTGGAAAGAACTTTCCCACTGAACTCGCCGAAGATCGAGAAGATTGAAGTTGCTCGTCGTGGTAAAGTTCGCCGCGCGAAACTGTACTATCTTCGTGAACTTCGCGGTAAAGCTGCGAGAATCAAAGAAATTCGTTAATGAACGTCAAGAGGGGGACTTGCGCAAACAAGTCCCTTTTCGTTTTTCTACATATGTGAAAAAAAGGTAAACTCCGATTATAGAAGAGGGTGGATAGCGTGGATCAACAACGCCGGACGGAAGAAAACGAACAAGAAGCCAAGCAGAATGATGTAGTAGCAACTGCTGAAGAAAGTGCGGATACGCCAGTAGCTACAAGCACCCGTTCAGGCAACCGAACGCAGAAGGAAGTGATGGAATGGGTCAAGGCACTCGCCATTGCAGCGATACTCGTTCTCGTCATTCGCTATTTCCTGTTTGCCCCGTTTATTGTTGACGGACCTTCAATGGAGCCTAACTTCTATACCGGTGAACGGTTAATTGTGAATAAAGTGATTTATGATATTAGAGAACCGAAGCGCGGCGAAGTCATCGTATTCCATGTGCCTGATGAAGGCCGTGATTTCATTAAACGCGTCATTGGCGTACCAGGCGACAAAGTGAAATACGAAGGCGATAACCTGTACATTAACGGCAAGAAGGTTGACGAGCCATATTTGGCGGAATCGATCGCGAATGCCAAAGCGAACGGTGAAATCTTTAATAATGAAGGCACAGACCGGAACTTCCCGAACGCGAACTTTACGACAGATGTAGTACCCGAAGGAACAGTGCTTGCGTTCGGTGACAACCGCCGCAACAGTAAGGACAGCCGGATGATCGGCTTTGTTTCGGACAAGGAGATCGTCGGAAGAGCGGATATTATTTTCTGGCCCGCTGCGAAAATGTCCTTCGTGAAACATGGATGAGGTGAGTTAACGATATGACGATTCAATGGTTTCCCGGCCATATGACGAGGGCCCGGAGGGAAATTGAGGCAAAGCTCAAGCTGATCGATATCGCAATCGAGCTGCTTGATGCGAGAGTTCCGCTCTCAAGCCGAAACCCGATGGTGGATGACATTCTCAAAGGGAAGCCTCGTTTGATTTTGCTTAATAAGACAGATTTGGCTGATGCCCGTACAACGGACAAGTGGATGGCTTATTTTGCAGATATGGGGCATACAAGTCTTGCGATAGATGCTTCGACTGGCACGAGAGTGAATGAAATTCCGGTTCGAGTGAAACAACTGCTGCATGAGAAAATTGCGCGTCAAATATCGAAGGGTATTACCCCTCGTGCTGTTCGCGGTCTAATTGTCGGCATTCCGAATGTCGGCAAATCGACGTTAATTAATCGGCTCGCAGGTCGCGCAATTGCAGCAACTGGCGACCGCCCTGGCGTAACGAAAGGCCAGCAGTGGATCAAAGTCGGCACCGAGATGGAGCTGCTCGATACACCGGGTATTCTATGGCCTAAGTTCGAGGATCAGCACGTTGGCATGAAGCTCGCAATGACAGGCGCAATTAAAGAACAAGTCATTAATGTAGAAGAAGTTGCCTTCTTCGCGGTGAAAGAACTGACGAAACGTTACTGGGATTCGATGTCGGAACGTTTCAGTTTGACGAATCCTCCAAAAGATTACGATGATGCGGACGAGATCGTACGCGTCATGGAAGATATCGGTCGCAAGCGCGGCTGTCTCGTGAGCGGCGGTCGGGTTGATCTGGAGAAAGCATCCGGCATCATTCTACGTGAGCTTCGGGCAGGCAATCTTGGCCGGATTACGTTGGAATCACCGGAAGATATGATGTAGAATTTGGACGGCTGCCTTGATTGTATGAGGGAGCCGTTTGTTGTTTCATGGGATAACGCGAGTGGGGAAGCGGGGGAACAGAGGATGCTGGAGTTTGAGAAGCCATTATGGGCGCAAGGCTTCCGCTATATTGCCGGAGTTGATGAGGTTGGCCGGGGCTGTTTATTCGGCGATGTGGTCGCTGCGGCGGTTATTTTGCCAGAGGGGCTTGTGCTTGAAGGCGTTGACGATTCGAAGAAGCTGACCGAGAAGAAGCGCGAAGAGCTGTATGAGGTCATCATAGAACATGCAGAAGCATGGGCAGTCGCGTGTGTCGATGCATCTGTCGTGGACACGATCAATATTAAGCAAGCGGCACGGCTCGCGATGAAGCAGGCAGTTGAGATGCTGTCGGTGCAGGCGGAGTATTTGCTCGTTGATGCAGAGAAAGTGGATATCCTTTTGCCGCAGGAAGCGATCATTAAAGGCGATGCTAGGAGCCAGTCTATCGCTGCCGCTTCGATCATGGCGAAAGTGACTCGAGACCGCCTCTGCCAAGGCGGGTGGAATGAGCTGTATCCGGAATACGGGATTGCGATACATAAAGGGTATGCGACAAAGCTGCACCGTGAGAAACTGCTTGAGCTTGGTCCAACCCCGATGCACCGTCAGAGCTTCCTGAAAAAGCTGCTAGGGGAGCAGGAAGTAGAGCAGCAGCTGTTGTTTTAGAGGGTGAAACTTGTTGATGAAACGCTGCTGTGTTTGGCCGCTGATTCCGTTTTAATCGGAGTCAGCGGTTTTTTGTTGGGTTAGGTGCGGGATGGAGAGGTGGTAAAGAGATTAGCTCTACCCATCAGGATACACTGGGCTAACGAATCGGATCGTGCTTATGCAGCTATTATCGGCAGGTTAAATCGGCTAATGAATCGTGGTCATGCTAATGTCCGGATTATGCTATCGATAGTGCTGAAATGAGTGGAATAACGTTACTTGGGTTCTTTAGAATGTGAAAACCTGCGATTTCAAGTAAATAGCGACTCTTGGGTTCGTAAGCATTTCACAACTGCTTAATTTTTTGCAATTAAAACCATCTGAGTACATTACCATTTCAAACCTAGACTCATTTGCTCGCAAAACGCCATCTAAGTTCATTTAGAAGGGGGCTGGGCTGGGGGTGAGCTCTAACTGGTTGCACTAGTTGGGCCGATCTGAGTAGGTAACTATGGGAGTTATTTGTGAGTTGGGGTTAATTCAGTTGTGTTGCGATCGAATTGTTAGTTGGAATGGTTAAGATGATCGCATCGGCAGCCGATAATAGGGATATAGATGTTGACGTGAATATGGCAATCGGTTTATGCAGGAAGGATGCGTTTCGGATGACGTTATCAATAGGACAATTGATGAAAGGCTTAATCGGCGATGCGCAGCCTGCGGATGGAAAAGCACTGGAGCTGAAGGTTGGCCAGATCGTGCGGGCAGTTCTCGTTAAGATGTTGGATGATCAAGAGGGGATCATTCAAATCAACGGGACTCAGGTGCAAGCCAAGCTGGAGACTCCTCTGCAGCCCGGGCAAGCGACACTGCTGCAGGTGCAGCCGCAGTCGATGGATGGAACTCTTGTGCTGAAGCAGGTAGATCAGCAAAGTGCCGTAATGCCTGAAGCGACGATGAAAGAGTGGCTCAAGGGAGCAGGGCTGCCAGAGCAGAAGTGGACCGCGCAGCTCGTGAATGATTTGAAGCAGAGCGGTGTGCCGATTACGCGCGAGACAGCAGGTCAGTTCAAACAAGCGCTTGCCGAGATGCCTCAAGGAATAGATCCGAAGACTTGGATGAATGCAGCGTCACTCGCGGCGAAGCGCGGTTTGCCCATGACAAGCGCGACGATTAGTGCGCTTGCGCAGACGCAGTCCGGCGCTCCAGCACATGTGCTGCTGGAAGCGCTGGAGCAGGGGCTTGCCGCTTGGAGAAGCGACACTGCCGCCGCAAAGGATGGGGCGGCAGGAGGAGCTTCGCGGCCGCCGACTGCGGGGCAAGCGGCAGCAGCGAAGCTGCAGGCGATGCTGACCGAAGGTGCAGCCCTTATGCGCGAAGCGTCCGGGGCCGGCGCCGCA
This window harbors:
- a CDS encoding KH domain-containing protein: MKDLILVIAKALVDYPEDVRVDVKEDDRGTVYLLSVNPDDVGKVIGKQGRIAKALRTVVTSAAVKSHKRVMVDIIS
- the rplS gene encoding 50S ribosomal protein L19; this translates as MNLLQIIAQENLRTDIPNFRPGDTLKVHVKVIEGSRERVQLFEGVVIKRRGGGISATFTVRKISYGVGVERTFPLNSPKIEKIEVARRGKVRRAKLYYLRELRGKAARIKEIR
- the trmD gene encoding tRNA (guanosine(37)-N1)-methyltransferase TrmD, whose translation is MRIDVLTLFPEMFHGVFGASILGKARDKGIVSLNAVNFRDYANNKHNTVDDYPYGGGGGMVLKPEPLFAAVEELMPEGGQRPRVILLCPQGEPYTQKKAEELSQHDHLVFVCGHYEGYDERIRQHLVTDEISLGDYVLTGGELPAMVIIDSVVRLLPGALGNENSAVTDSFSTGLLEHPHYTRPAVFRDWEVPDVLLSGHHANVEVWRRQQSILRTLERRPELLESAELTKKERQWLDGIIKERANKE
- the ylxM gene encoding YlxM family DNA-binding protein translates to MMIHESDALAKTNRINMLFDFYEKLLTEKQQTFLKYYFHDDYSLGEIAAEFDITRQAVYEHVKRAGSVLESYESKLGLLRKHTASENWLNKLESLAELAGSNEDLRTKLQDIAKGLRDEIHGGT
- the ffh gene encoding signal recognition particle protein, whose product is MAFEGLSSRLQNVFGKLRGKGKVSEDDVNEAMREVRLALLEADVNFKVVKDFIAKVKEQAIGAEVMKSFTPGMVVVDIVNKELTELMGGTQSKLAKSNKPPTVILMAGLQGAGKTTSSAKLAKLLLKDKHKPLMIAGDIYRPAAIKQLQVLGEQIGVPVFTLGDQTSPVDIARAGLQHAKDNGHDYVIIDTAGRLHIDEALMAEIRQIHDVTNPDEVLLVVDAMTGQEAVNVAQSFHSQLELTGVILTKLDGDTRGGAALSVKAVTGCPIKFAATGEKIEPLEPFHPERMASRILGMGDMLSLIEKAHSTIDAEKAAEMERKMRTAEFTFDDFLDQMEQVRKLGPLDQLLDMMPGMGKMKDMKNMKVDEKQIGRVEAIVRSMTKAEKQKPEIMNHSRRKRIAAGSGTSITEVNRLIKQFEDMKKMMKQFSSMMGPKGPKGGMKGLKNMLPKGMKFPF
- the smc gene encoding chromosome segregation protein SMC, producing MFLKRIELAGFKSFADKTELEFVRGITAVVGPNGSGKSNISDSIRWVLGEQSAKSLRGGKMEDIIFAGSDARKAVNFGEVSLTLDNSDNALPLDFNEVTVTRRVHRSGDSEYLINKQSCRLKDITELFMDTGIGKEAYSIIGQGRIEEILSTRSEDRRGIFEEASGIVKYKSRKREAQKKLDETETNLLRIHDLVTELEDQVEPLRVQSEKAIQYKQLRDQLKHAEISMYVHNIETVHRSWNESNAKMAKLQEEQLALSTVVSKHDAVLEKDRLKLRELEETLDRLHESMLQYSEEYEKCEGYGEVLKERKRNLEQNRAQLEATLAAQNERIQALTKEEAEFRGKAAALDSDLNVLRAKLAQEEAQLLGTSASASGDAEESLKGELLDVLSTMAQLRNEIRYAHQQEEALQRRMERLGDEHAKWQEQHDKLKARRAELSQKLEATLADINKFRNKYITEAEQLQNGQKLLEEAGGAMRKWEQKLEALTSRRDTMKEMQDDLDGFMQGVREILRASRRTSGGVEGVHGAVAELIRVPEKVELAIETALGGALQHVVMNDERSARAAIAFLKSRQLGRATFLPLDVIRGRNIPEHDRRTIAGMEGFVGIAAELVSCDAKYAQVAESLLGNVLISETLEHANRIAAKCQYRFRVVTLEGDVVNAGGSMTGGSIQKKGANLLGRTRQIEQLDEEIKSTGEQITKLRDKIADLRKEQSIRNQNVDDLRAQGEKVRIEEQHVRAELQQLDNEQRHLDDQAQLFQADSAGHKTEQQQLSLSAKDAEERLEVLTKEEARLQEGIRMAEDRRKAGESAKEQLQDQLTDLKIALAKTDQEKMSFEDQAARIRSDVGRAKQELSGLREMLMRQEEETSQHAAESIKQVEQLNTLKLKKDSCSEQTDLRRAERAELTRELEQGESETKEQRTQLRSIEDQLRQIEIAVNRLDVELDNLLRKLSEEYELSYELAKERYPVPEDVLAAQNEVRDLKRRISILGEVNLGAIDEYERVKERYTFLNDQKNDLIEAKTTLYQVIREMDEEMSKRFRTTFEAIRGHFVVVFAKLFGGGRADLIMVDPDRVLDSGIDIVAQPPGKKLQNLQLLSGGERALTAIALLFAILQVKPVPFCVLDEVEAALDEANVARFAQYLREFSELTQFIVVTHRKGTMEEADVLYGVTMEEGGVSKLVSVRLEDEEAVSA
- the ftsY gene encoding signal recognition particle-docking protein FtsY; protein product: MSFFKRLKESIAQKTEAVTSKFKEGLTKTRTAFVGKIEDLITRRKKIDEMFYEELEEILIGADVGVNTVMELIDDLRAEVKKRKIENAAELQPILSEKLVDLLKGNASTSLRMADQGMTVILFVGVNGVGKTTTIGKLAHKFKSEGKSVLLAAGDTFRAGAIEQLEVWGKRVGVDVIKQESGADPAAVMYDAVHAAKQRGVDVLLCDTAGRLQNKHNLMEELNKIFRVIQREVPSAPHEVLLVLDAATGQNALSQAKLFGEKSGVTGLVLTKLDGTAKGGIVIAIRNELDLPVKLVGLGEKMDDLQEFDSEQFVHALFGGLLQNVEDESETAE
- the rimM gene encoding ribosome maturation factor RimM (Essential for efficient processing of 16S rRNA), whose protein sequence is MMEQWLSVGKLVNTHGIRGEVKIVLQTDFPEERFAPKSVLTLLEPESKQKFEVEVVSARLHKNMYIVKFKGWDNINDVEKYKGWELKVSKDDLVPLEEGEYYHHQIIDCTVVTDEGEELGVITEILSPGANDVWVVKPKKGKEVLIPVIDDVVLDVNIAAKSVKVHLMEGLI
- the rpsP gene encoding 30S ribosomal protein S16, with product MAVRIRLKRIGAHKAPFYRVVVSDSRSPRDGRFIEEIGTYNPVAQPAQVNIDEEKALKWLQNGAQASDTVRNLLSKAGVMTKLHESKLQK